CCGGGCTGCGGAGGCATCTGGAGGGCGGGCTTGTCGGCGTTCGAATTCTAAGGTGGAGAGAGGGACCGGAGATGAGTGGGAGGGGTGGACGCTGCAGAGACTTGGAATACACAAGAGCCGAGGACTGATGCTACCTGGATGGGCGGGATGGGGGACGGATGGGTGAATGGGTAAGCAACTGGAGAAAGGACTTAAGGGCCATGGCAGAGCGCCTGGGGAGTGGCTGGGTGGGCCTGACAGGTGCCCGCTGCGCTCCCGACCCTCCTCCACCAGCACTCACTGTTGATGTTCTGCCGCTGGTGCTCCTCAGCCTTCACGGTGCCTGGTGGGCTGGCTGCCAGAGGCCGCTCACCACTGTCGGCTGCCCGGCCAGCCTCAGGCCCTGGCTCCCCTCCGGCACTGCGGCCGACCACGGCCAGGCCCCCAGGTGCCAGCCCCAGGGACGGCCGCTTGTCACTGTCACGGCCATGGCCGGCACTGCGGAACTTCTTGGTGAAGGGGCGGCCGCCCTGGATGTAGCTGCGGTAGGCGCCCACCTTCTGGGGCCGGTGCTTGATCCACTCGCTCAGTGTCTCGATGGGCGAGCCATTGACGCACCACTCGGTCACGCCGAACTGCCGCAGGTGTGCCCGTGCGTGGCTGGCCAGGGCCTTGCGGTTTTCAAAGTAAAGGCCACACAGCTCGCAGCAGGCCTCAGTGGCTGCAGGGCGGAGGGGGTGCTGCTGAGTCACAGCCCGAAGGGGGCAGGTGCACCCAGACGGCCCTGCCCAGGCCAGATGCCAATCCCGCCTCCCACACAGACCCAGCCATGGGGGCCCCACTTGGGGTCAGTGTGCACGCTTGTGGCATTGCCTGGCCTGGCAGGCCCTGGCGGTCGCCCTCCCGGGACCCTGCCGCCCGCTGCTTACAGGAGTGGGAGGTCTTCTCATGAAGGGTCTTTGCCTTGAAGGGCAGTTCAGTCTGGATGTAGGTCTTGGCCTTGACCTCTGCTGGGAGGAGGCGGTCCTCCTGCAGGGGCCGCTTGGCTGCCACTGAGCCCAGGTAGCCAGTGGCTGAGGGCTTGGCCCCAGTGATGGGCGTCAGGCTGAGCTCACGAGGAACCTGGGCTGGCCCTGCACCTGCTTTGCCTGGCCGACCAGCCAGGGGTGACAGCGGCAGTGGGGACTGCACGGGCCCAGGGGCCACGGTGGGAGGCCCGTCCTCAGCCAAGGCAGGGGCCAGGTCTCCAGCCGGTGGCTCCTTCTTGATGAGGCATGGCTTGGACTTCTTCTTGAGGATCTCTCGCAGCGTGTCGATGGGCGAACCATTGACGGACCACTCGGTCACACCCATCTGCCGCAGGTGTGAGCGTGCGTGACTCGACAGGCCCTTGCGGTTCTCGAAGAACTCGCCGCAGAACTCACAGCGGATGTCGCGCACCGGCTCTGCCCGGGACGCTGCAGGGGATCCAGGgtagggggaaggaggaggaggaggaggaggaggaggaggaggagaaggaggcggCGGCTGCGGGCAGGAAGCCTCCAAGCTCAAAGCCCCCGTATCAGTGCCAGCTGCCTAGCTACCCCTGTCCACACCACCCACCAGACCGCAACAACCTGCTCCCTCATCTGGGCCTCCAGAGGCCCTTTTTACATCTGGCTCTTCTGCTTGTTCTGTCACTTCAAATTCTAGCTGGCTTCAGGATATCTCCCTGTATgatcctgggcaagtcactttccctctctgagcctgtttcctccgctgcaaaatggagatgaaaACTCCTACCTCCCAGTGTTACTATGGGAGGGTCTAAAATGGGAACAGCTCTGAGCATGGGGCACAGAGCTGGTACACAACACACGTGAGTGCTAAAGCACCGCCTGAGCTGCCTTCACCTGCTCAGCACACAGTGGGCATCCAATCAACCTGAGCAGAATAAACACAGTGCTGGTGTGACAGGCAAGCGAGCAAGTGACATTACAATGACGGCATACAGAGTTTTCTGTAACCAGgtgctgtgctaagtgctttatccCACTTAATCCTCAAGAAAACCAGACAGAGTTGAGAGTATGCTGATCTCCATCTTCCAAATGAGgaaacttacccaaggtcacataaaGCTAGACTGTGGAGGAACAGAGATCTTAACTCACACTTGACTCCAAATGTCAAGCTCTTAATTACCAAAAATGTCAGAAAGACACAGTTCAGACGTTCACTGCCAGTCCCTACGCTCCTGCTGTAGCAGACATCACTAATGGACCCCCGCAGTCTTTCTCCCTAGGAGTCTGGCTGGCAGCCACTACCAATCGATTTAAATGGCACAAGAGATGGAATCTTTCTGCTGTCACTGAATGACACAATCCTGCTTCTCAAATGAATAAAGGACAATGGAGCAGCAGCTCAGTTGCAGGGGTCTGCGTAGCAGGAATACACAGCTAACCCTGTGTCCTCTACCTGCGTGTCCTTCCTTCCAATTCAACCCTAGACACTGTGGATAACCCCAAGGGGAggcggggaggcagggaggagaccCCTCCAACTGTTCTCCCTGCCCTACTGCAGGGTCACACTTACACAGGTTCAGGGGTGTCATGTCTTCCCGTGGCGCCCCCCAGGGACCCTCAGATGGGTGCAGTTCCCCATGAAGGGCCCCCGGCAGCATCTCCCGCTTGATCTCCACCCGTATTTGTTCAGGCTTCAGCTTCTTGGGCAAGGAGGGTGCAGCCAGGCCTGGGAACATCTTTCGGGCCgtaggaggaggagaggcagttGGTGAGTGGCCCAGGGGGCTGCCCGGTGGCGGTGGCAACTTCTTGGCCAAGGGTGAGATGTGAAGGTCCGAGGGGCTGCGGGCTTCCAGTGAGCTGCCAGGACCTGCGCCGCCCATCATCTTGGCCAGGGCTTTTGGGCTTGGCCCTGGTGGGTTGGGAGGTCCACCAGGCCGAGACTGGGTCCGTCTCTTCAGGATCTCCCGCAGCGTGTCGATGGGCGAACCATTGACGTACCACTCGGTCACGCCCATTTGCCGCAGGTGGGAGCGCGCGTGGCTCGAGAGGCCCTTGCGGTTCTCGAAGAACTCACCACAGAACTCGCAGCGGATGTCTCGTGCTGGCTCTGGGcctgaggctgcagcaggaggagaAAGGGGCAGTTAGCATCTTGGAACTGCCAGCATGGTCACCTGCAGGAGTGTCCTGGTCGGCTGGGCGTGAGCGGCAGCAGCACGCCCACAGATTAGGGTGGTGAGGGCAGGTGCAGGTAAGGGAGTGGAGGAGCGGGGCTGGGGGCCAGATACCCGGCAGGAGTGAGGGGAGGCTCCAGAGAGCACATGGGCCCTCGGTCCTGGCGGAGGTGGATGGAACCAAGATTCCATTGCTCTGTGGGTCCCAACAAGGACAGGGTGAGGCAGGGAGGCAGCCTAGGTGCTATGTGCCATCCAGACAGGGGCAGATGTGGGTGCTCTGCACACTAAAAGGCAGGATCTCCCCGCCTTGGCCTTCATTCTCAGGAAGGGTCACGGAGGTCAAAGGCCAAGAGAGAGGGCCTAGCAGCCCACTGCCAACAAGATCTCTGGGCAGAACCGGCCCACTGCCAAGTGCCCCTGTCTACTCCCTGCCCCAGCAGGGAGGGGGCTGTGACCCCCCCCCCGGGAGGGGCTCCAGGGCCCGCAGTGAGGAGGGGGCAGCTGAAGCGAGAACCTACAGAGGTTGAGAGGAGACGGCTCCACATCAGAGGCCCAGAAAATGCCGGCGGCTGCGGCGGCCGAGAGGTCCTGCTTCCCCCAGGGGCTGGCCATACCCGCGGCCTTCAGCTTGGCCTTCTTGGCCGGCGGTGGCGGGGGAAGCAAGGAGAGGGCCGCGGAGGTGGGAGGCGGCCGCCCCGGGTGGGCCAGGGTGCCGCGCCTGGGTGGGAGGCGGATCTGGACGCCGTCCCTCCTGATGAGCCCGTGGAGCACGTCTATGGGGGATCCCTTGGCGTCCGGATCGCTGACGCCCAGGTGGCGCAGGTGGGCACGGGCGTGGCTGGACAGGCCCTTGCGGGTCTCAAACCAGGCACCGCACAGCTGGCAGTCCAGCTCTCTGCCCCCGTCACTATCTAAAGCTGCGGAGACAAAACACAGGGGGGGTTCACGGCCGCCACCTTGGCCGGCCTTGGGGGCCTGAAGTAGGAGGGTCTGGTGTGATTTTTGGCTGCTCAGGCAGTTGGGGGGTCCAAGACTCAGGCCGCAGATTTCTTTTGAAGTTTGGGAAGCAGGACATCCTGTTTCCTGCCTAGCCCTTTGGCAAAGCTTAAGGACGTTGGGTAGACAGGCAGAGACCAAATTCTAGGTAATCGGATACTCCCAGACCCTCTCCCCTAGGATCCCTGCTATGGGAGCTATGTGGGGGCGATGGTAGCTGCTGGGCTCATGCAGCCAAGGGCACACCTGCTCAAGGCCTGCCCCTGGAAGCACGGCAGACTCAGTGGAAGCAACTTCAAGGGAACATGAGGTGCCAAATGGGGGGCTCCATTGGGCAGGGGGTGAGACCCTGGGGTCACCCCCAGACTGTAATGTCCACAAATATATGGGAAAGCCTGATGTTGTAAGGGACGTCCTTGTTAAACCTGCTCACTGCACCTGGAGGGTTTCTTCCCAAACCCTGCCTGCCGTGCCCACAggcagcccaggaggtggggcttcACCGGCAGGCGCAGAGAGCTGCCTCTGCATGGTGGACAGCCAGGAAGACTTGATGACAGGACCAATCGTGGGCACCTCCCATCAGGTGATCCCCTGTCTATCCAAGATGCTTCCAACTACCACTGAGAAAGCTAGGCCACAGGAACCCTGGTTACCTTCACTGCCCCTACCCACAGGCCCAGAGAAAGCCAAGAGCTGCCCCTCAGTGGCAAGCATGACCCTGGCAGGCTCATCAGCCGCAGTGAGGCCTTCAGGGGAAGATTAGCAAAGTAAAGCGGGAGGCACGATCCACATCCAAGGCGGCCCAAAAGGAGATGCAGAGGCTCGACCAATACTCTGGCCTGGCTGGCCCAGGACATGGGAGCTGTagtccccaccacccccacccaccctggGCCCTGTAGCCTAACCTGAGGTCCCGTCCCTCCCAGCGCCAGAACCTCCCTCGGCTCTTGGGACCCACACTCACTGAGGTTCAAGGGCCCCTCATCCTCAGACTGAGGCCACTGTGCCTTTGGGGAGGCCGGCCGGGGGCTCAGGGACAGCTGGGGGCTCTTGTCCTCAGGATTCTTAGGGGTAGGGGAGCCCGCCAGGGCCAGTGGTGTCTTTTTGAGGAGTGGAGAGCTGGGCGGGTGGCCCAGGCCCTTGGCCGAGAAGCCGGGAGGCGACTTGATGGCTTTGTTGACAGCAGGGGCATCCAAGGGCTTGGCCAGGGTGAGCAAGCCGGGCCGGGGGGCCCCGGTGACCACCTCCTTCAGTGAGCTGGACTTCTTAGCCAGGCCTGGGGGCAGCCCAAGGTGGGCGTCAGGCAGGCCCTTCTGCTTCACAAGCTCGTAGAGGAGGTCGATGGGTGCGCCGCTGCTCTCCGACTCTGCCACTCCCAGCTGCCGCAGGTGGGAGCGCGCGTGGCTGGACAGGCCCTTTCGGGTCTCAAAGCAGGCACCGCAGACCTCGCAGGTGGTCAGGCTCTGGGCTGAAGGGCAACACAGAGGTCGGGAGAGCAGGCTGTGAGGCCCGCGGCCCAGCTCTCCCGCTTCTCCTCCCCCGAGAGTCCCACTCACCCAGGTTCCATGGAAGTGTTTTGCCTCCGTCAGGCCCCCCAAACCTCACAATGACCCTAACAAGGCAGAGAATAGCTTGGCTGCTTTGCCAATAAGGGttagaaactgagactcagagagggaaAAGTTgtgcccaagggcacacagcagGAGATAGAGCCCTTCTGTCATCCAGCTAGTGGGACACCTTTCAGAACCTTTCAGGCCTACGGGGTGCCCTGGCAACAGGTTCACACCAACGCTGACCTGCCAGCCACATGCTTCACTGAACTAAGTTCTAACCACCCTCTGTGGTTCAACTTCTGCCCGAAACACTGGTCCTTGCAGTCTCCTGCACCCTCTTGCACAGAGCCTTTCTCCTTGCCTATCTGCTTCTCTGTCTCCCCGTTCCCCAACTTGAATGGCCCTCAAGAGCAAGGGCCAAATTCATTTTGCTCCTCTCACCTCCCTGGAGTCCACCCCAGGGCCCGTCACTAGTCAATAACAACCTTAGGATCAACAGACAAAGAAATGGTGTCATGCGAGAGATTGCACAGCTAGCAAAGGCCAGATACAGCAAATGAGCTGGGTCTGAGTATGAGCTCTGGACCACCAGGCCCACTGCTTCTggatgctgtccctcgccccgtGAAGGTGCAGCTCAGGGCCATGCATGCTCGGGACAGTAGAAGTTCAAGAGAGAAGACAGCTGAGTGCCAACCTTGGTGCCTCAAGGTGCCAGAGGGAAAACTGCAGGCAACCTGGGGCCCCACATTAACCCCAAGGCACGAGAGTGCCCCTGTGAGtgtaaccagcctggccagcatccCCTGCCATGCCACCTGGGCCACTCACCCTTGAGGTCCTGCAGCTCCTGTTTGCTGCCATGAGGAACCTCTGCAGCCACTTTGCTGCTCAGCCGACTGGCCACCTGCTCCAGGGCCCCAGGGACAGGCAGGCTCTTCTTAGGGAGCGAGGGAGAGCCCAAGTCCATGGCCACCATTGCGTTTTCCTCAGAACCCAGGCCTGTGGGTTGGGAAGACAGGCTCAGCCCAGACAAATTTCAGGCTGTCTATCCCCAGAACTAAGAAGATGGCCTTCTTCCTTATCCTTGATGTCTGCTCTCACTCTGCAAGGCGACTCACCCCAGGAAAGCTGAGGTTCCACCCATAACCCCCAGCACCAGTCCAGTGCAGGGACACTGAGGCTGCCACTGACAGCAAACACCAGCAGCTGCTTCCACACACTACAGCATGGGCAGGTCTGGGGTGTAATGCAAATCTGAGCCCAAACTCCCATCCCGGGGGATCTCAAAGAAAAGATCTCTCTGGGCAGAACTTGTGAGGGGGAACGTCTGCCTGTCTTGAGGATGAGGGTGGGAGGCACTCAGAAAGGGAATTCAACATAACACCAGGGTCAGGAGGCTGGAGAGGCCACACAGAGGCAGGGAgccagggagccagggacagggaGGTGGCTTCACAGCACTTGTGAGGAATCTCCACCAGACAAGACAGCTGGGGCTGCAGAGACAATGGGGGACCAGGGGTGGCCTACTCATCACAAGGTGGACCCTAAGTGGGGTAAGGTGAGAACCTGATGTCTGCACCTACAGCGATCCGACTGCGGACAGAAAGAGTTGGAATCACAGAACTTTGTGTTAAGTTTCTGAGACATCTGTCAGGCCCGCAGCATCCCTGGGTGAGGAGTGTGTGGCAGAGAGAACCAAGGGTGAATTTTCACGTCTAGTTTTTCAAAGGGGCCTGGGAAGCCAGTTGAACTCCAAATTTAGAGTTCAGAGAATGGCAAAGGCTCAGAGGATGAAGAAACTGTGTGCCAGATGGGGCCTTGGAGGCGTTCAGTGGGATGTAACGGGGCAGGGGGCCATGTAGGTTCTATACTCAGTTTGAGTCTCACAGAAGCAAAGAGTAAGCGCTGAGGACTGGGGCACCGAGGACTTTGTCAAAGTCTCCGGGTCGGGTGGGCGCGTCTGTCAGATGGGGCAGGGCTGAAGTGAGTTTCCGCACCGGACGGACCGGAACCGTGGCAAGGGACGCTCCCGGGGCTCCAAAGGGGGCAAGGGACATCTGTCAGACGGGGCAAAGGTCTCGAGGAGCGGCGGAAGAGTGTTTCTGACGCCTGGGACCTCGCGAGCGGCGACAGAAGGCCCTGGGCCCACACAACTAAGGGGCCTTGGGGTGGGGGGGGCGTCCCGGAGACTGGACGGAAGGCGTAGGGGGCGGCGGCACCGGCAGGCGGGATTCCGACCTTCCCCTCCCCGCACCCTCCCAAGCGCGGGCTCTTACCGGGCGCGGGAGCGGACGCGGACCCGGGCCCCGGCTCCGGCTCGGCCTTGGGCCCGTCCcgcggcggcggtggcggtggcggtggtggcggcggcggcggcgggggtgggggcggcggcggcggcgcggggggTGCCGCGGGGCCCGGGCTCGGGGGGCTGGGCGGGGGCGCCCCCGCGGGCGCGCGCTCCCGGGCGCCCCCCGCGCGCGGCCCCGCCGCCGCCTTGCTCTCCGCTTTTGTCACTCGGCACTGGGCGGTGGAGGCGGCCATCTTGGCTCCGGCGCACGCGGGGCGGCCGCCCCAGGCGGGAGCAGCTGAGCGCCGAATGCCGagtgccgctgccgccgccgc
This portion of the Pongo abelii isolate AG06213 chromosome 20, NHGRI_mPonAbe1-v2.0_pri, whole genome shotgun sequence genome encodes:
- the WIZ gene encoding protein Wiz isoform X11, whose protein sequence is MEGSLAGSLAAPDRPRGPERLPGPTPRENIEGGAEAAEGEGGIFRSTRYLPVTKDGPRDILDGRGGISVANFDPGTFSLMRCDFCGAGFDTRAGLSSHARAHLRDFGITNWELTVSPINILQELLATSAAEQPPSPLGREPGGPPGSFLTSRRPRLPLTVPFPPTWAEDPGPAYGDAQSLTTCEVCGACFETRKGLSSHARSHLRQLGVAESESSGAPIDLLYELVKQKGLPDAHLGLPPGLAKKSSSLKEVVTGAPRPGLLTLAKPLDAPAVNKAIKSPPGFSAKGLGHPPSSPLLKKTPLALAGSPTPKNPEDKSPQLSLSPRPASPKAQWPQSEDEGPLNLTSGPEPARDIRCEFCGEFFENRKGLSSHARSHLRQMGVTEWYVNGSPIDTLREILKRRTQSRPGGPPNPPGPSPKALAKMMGGAGPGSSLEARSPSDLHISPLAKKLPPPPGSPLGHSPTASPPPTARKMFPGLAAPSLPKKLKPEQIRVEIKREMLPGALHGELHPSEGPWGAPREDMTPLNLSSRAEPVRDIRCEFCGEFFENRKGLSSHARSHLRQMGVTEWSVNGSPIDTLREILKKKSKPCLIKKEPPAGDLAPALAEDGPPTVAPGPVQSPLPLSPLAGRPGKAGAGPAQVPRELSLTPITGAKPSATGYLGSVAAKRPLQEDRLLPAEVKAKTYIQTELPFKAKTLHEKTSHSSTEACCELCGLYFENRKALASHARAHLRQFGVTEWCVNGSPIETLSEWIKHRPQKVGAYRSYIQGGRPFTKKFRSAGHGRDSDKRPSLGLAPGGLAVVGRSAGGEPGPEAGRAADSGERPLAASPPGTVKAEEHQRQNINKFERRQARPPDASAARGGEDTNDLQQKLEEVRQPPPRVRPVPSLVPRPPQTSLVKFVGNIYTLKCRFCEVEFQGPLSIQEEWVRHLQRHILEMNFSKADPPPEESQAPQAQTAAAEAP
- the WIZ gene encoding protein Wiz isoform X8, which gives rise to MEGSLAGSLAAPDRPRGPERLPGPTPRENIEGGAEAAEGEGGIFRSTRYLPVTKDGPRDILDGRGGISVANFDPGTFSLMRCDFCGAGFDTRAGLSSHARAHLRDFGITNWELTVSPINILQELLATSAAEQPPSPLGREPGGPPGSFLTSRRPRLPLTVPFPPTWAEDPGPAYGDAQSLTTCEVCGACFETRKGLSSHARSHLRQLGVAESESSGAPIDLLYELVKQKGLPDAHLGLPPGLAKKSSSLKEVVTGAPRPGLLTLAKPLDAPAVNKAIKSPPGFSAKGLGHPPSSPLLKKTPLALAGSPTPKNPEDKSPQLSLSPRPASPKAQWPQSEDEGPLNLTLDSDGGRELDCQLCGAWFETRKGLSSHARAHLRHLGVSDPDAKGSPIDVLHGLIRRDGVQIRLPPRRGTLAHPGRPPPTSAALSLLPPPPPAKKAKLKAAGMASPWGKQDLSAAAAAGIFWASDVEPSPLNLSSGPEPARDIRCEFCGEFFENRKGLSSHARSHLRQMGVTEWYVNGSPIDTLREILKRRTQSRPGGPPNPPGPSPKALAKMMGGAGPGSSLEARSPSDLHISPLAKKLPPPPGSPLGHSPTASPPPTARKMFPGLAAPSLPKKLKPEQIRVEIKREMLPGALHGELHPSEGPWGAPREDMTPLNLSSRAEPVRDIRCEFCGEFFENRKGLSSHARSHLRQMGVTEWSVNGSPIDTLREILKKKSKPCLIKKEPPAGDLAPALAEDGPPTVAPGPVQSPLPLSPLAGRPGKAGAGPAQVPRELSLTPITGAKPSATGYLGSVAAKRPLQEDRLLPAEVKAKTYIQTELPFKAKTLHEKTSHSSTEACCELCGLYFENRKALASHARAHLRQFGVTEWCVNGSPIETLSEWIKHRPQKVGAYRSYIQGGRPFTKKFRSAGHGRDSDKRPSLGLAPGGLAVVGRSAGGEPGPEAGRAADSGERPLAASPPGTVKAEEHQRQNINKFERRQARPPDASAARGGEDTNDLQQKLEEVRQPPPRVRPVPSLVPRPPQTSLVKFVGNIYTLKCRFCEVEFQGPLSIQEEWVRHLQRHILEMNFSKADPPPEESQAPQAQTAAAEAP
- the WIZ gene encoding protein Wiz isoform X7 — its product is MEGSLAGSLAAPDRPRGPERLPGPTPRENIEGGAEAAEGEGGIFRSTRYLPVTKDGPRDILDGRGGISVANFDPGTFSLMRCDFCGAGFDTRAGLSSHARAHLRDFGITNWELTVSPINILQELLATSAAEQPPSPLGREPGGPPGSFLTSRRPRLPLTVPFPPTWAEDPGPAYGDGLGSEENAMVAMDLGSPSLPKKSLPVPGALEQVASRLSSKVAAEVPHGSKQELQDLKAQSLTTCEVCGACFETRKGLSSHARSHLRQLGVAESESSGAPIDLLYELVKQKGLPDAHLGLPPGLAKKSSSLKEVVTGAPRPGLLTLAKPLDAPAVNKAIKSPPGFSAKGLGHPPSSPLLKKTPLALAGSPTPKNPEDKSPQLSLSPRPASPKAQWPQSEDEGPLNLTLDSDGGRELDCQLCGAWFETRKGLSSHARAHLRHLGVSDPDAKGSPIDVLHGLIRRDGVQIRLPPRRGTLAHPGRPPPTSAALSLLPPPPPAKKAKLKAAGMASPWGKQDLSAAAAAGIFWASDVEPSPLNLSSGPEPARDIRCEFCGEFFENRKGLSSHARSHLRQMGVTEWYVNGSPIDTLREILKRRTQSRPGGPPNPPGPSPKALAKMMGGAGPGSSLEARSPSDLHISPLAKKLPPPPGSPLGHSPTASPPPTARKMFPGLAAPSLPKKLKPEQIRVEIKREMLPGALHGELHPSEGPWGAPREDMTPLNLSSRAEPVRDIRCEFCGEFFENRKGLSSHARSHLRQMGVTEWSVNGSPIDTLREILKKKSKPCLIKKEPPAGDLAPALAEDGPPTVAPGPVQSPLPLSPLAGRPGKAGAGPAQVPRELSLTPITGAKPSATGYLGSVAAKRPLQEDRLLPAEVKAKTYIQTELPFKAKTLHEKTSHSSTEACCELCGLYFENRKALASHARAHLRQFGVTEWCVNGSPIETLSEWIKHRPQKVGAYRSYIQGGRPFTKKFRSAGHGRDSDKRPSLGLAPGGLAVVGRSAGGEPGPEAGRAADSGERPLAASPPGTVKAEEHQRQNINKFERRQARPPDASAARGGEDTNDLQQKLEEVRQPPPRVRPVPSLVPRPPQTSLVKFVGNIYTLKCRFCEVEFQGPLSIQEEWVRHLQRHILEMNFSKADPPPEESQAPQAQTAAAEAP
- the WIZ gene encoding protein Wiz isoform X6 codes for the protein MSGDWAGAAVRGRWAPSVGASASQGARQASSSCSRPPTGPRRTVSLVALGARRSALGRPPWARPEGRGRAGSAAAAAALGIRRSAAPAWGGRPACAGAKMAASTAQCRVTKAESKAAAGPRAGGARERAPAGAPPPSPPSPGPAAPPAPPPPPPPPPPPPPPPPPPPPPRDGPKAEPEPGPGSASAPAPGLGSEENAMVAMDLGSPSLPKKSLPVPGALEQVASRLSSKVAAEVPHGSKQELQDLKAQSLTTCEVCGACFETRKGLSSHARSHLRQLGVAESESSGAPIDLLYELVKQKGLPDAHLGLPPGLAKKSSSLKEVVTGAPRPGLLTLAKPLDAPAVNKAIKSPPGFSAKGLGHPPSSPLLKKTPLALAGSPTPKNPEDKSPQLSLSPRPASPKAQWPQSEDEGPLNLTLDSDGGRELDCQLCGAWFETRKGLSSHARAHLRHLGVSDPDAKGSPIDVLHGLIRRDGVQIRLPPRRGTLAHPGRPPPTSAALSLLPPPPPAKKAKLKAAGMASPWGKQDLSAAAAAGIFWASDVEPSPLNLSSGPEPARDIRCEFCGEFFENRKGLSSHARSHLRQMGVTEWYVNGSPIDTLREILKRRTQSRPGGPPNPPGPSPKALAKMMGGAGPGSSLEARSPSDLHISPLAKKLPPPPGSPLGHSPTASPPPTARKMFPGLAAPSLPKKLKPEQIRVEIKREMLPGALHGELHPSEGPWGAPREDMTPLNLSSRAEPVRDIRCEFCGEFFENRKGLSSHARSHLRQMGVTEWSVNGSPIDTLREILKKKSKPCLIKKEPPAGDLAPALAEDGPPTVAPGPVQSPLPLSPLAGRPGKAGAGPAQVPRELSLTPITGAKPSATGYLGSVAAKRPLQEDRLLPAEVKAKTYIQTELPFKAKTLHEKTSHSSTEACCELCGLYFENRKALASHARAHLRQFGVTEWCVNGSPIETLSEWIKHRPQKVGAYRSYIQGGRPFTKKFRSAGHGRDSDKRPSLGLAPGGLAVVGRSAGGEPGPEAGRAADSGERPLAASPPGTVKAEEHQRQNINKFERRQARPPDASAARGGEDTNDLQQKLEEVRQPPPRVRPVPSLVPRPPQTSLVKFVGNIYTLKCRFCEVEFQGPLSIQEEWVRHLQRHILEMNFSKADPPPEESQAPQAQTAAAEAP
- the WIZ gene encoding protein Wiz isoform X9, whose translation is MSGDWAGAAVRGRWAPSVGASASQGARQASSSCSRPPTGPRRTVSLVALGARRSALGRPPWARPEGRGRAGSAAAAAALGIRRSAAPAWGGRPACAGAKMAASTAQCRVTKAESKAAAGPRAGGARERAPAGAPPPSPPSPGPAAPPAPPPPPPPPPPPPPPPPPPPPPRDGPKAEPEPGPGSASAPAPGLGSEENAMVAMDLGSPSLPKKSLPVPGALEQVASRLSSKVAAEVPHGSKQELQDLKAQSLTTCEVCGACFETRKGLSSHARSHLRQLGVAESESSGAPIDLLYELVKQKGLPDAHLGLPPGLAKKSSSLKEVVTGAPRPGLLTLAKPLDAPAVNKAIKSPPGFSAKGLGHPPSSPLLKKTPLALAGSPTPKNPEDKSPQLSLSPRPASPKAQWPQSEDEGPLNLTSGPEPARDIRCEFCGEFFENRKGLSSHARSHLRQMGVTEWYVNGSPIDTLREILKRRTQSRPGGPPNPPGPSPKALAKMMGGAGPGSSLEARSPSDLHISPLAKKLPPPPGSPLGHSPTASPPPTARKMFPGLAAPSLPKKLKPEQIRVEIKREMLPGALHGELHPSEGPWGAPREDMTPLNLSSRAEPVRDIRCEFCGEFFENRKGLSSHARSHLRQMGVTEWSVNGSPIDTLREILKKKSKPCLIKKEPPAGDLAPALAEDGPPTVAPGPVQSPLPLSPLAGRPGKAGAGPAQVPRELSLTPITGAKPSATGYLGSVAAKRPLQEDRLLPAEVKAKTYIQTELPFKAKTLHEKTSHSSTEACCELCGLYFENRKALASHARAHLRQFGVTEWCVNGSPIETLSEWIKHRPQKVGAYRSYIQGGRPFTKKFRSAGHGRDSDKRPSLGLAPGGLAVVGRSAGGEPGPEAGRAADSGERPLAASPPGTVKAEEHQRQNINKFERRQARPPDASAARGGEDTNDLQQKLEEVRQPPPRVRPVPSLVPRPPQTSLVKFVGNIYTLKCRFCEVEFQGPLSIQEEWVRHLQRHILEMNFSKADPPPEESQAPQAQTAAAEAP
- the WIZ gene encoding protein Wiz isoform X10, which codes for MEGSLAGSLAAPDRPRGPERLPGPTPRENIEGGAEAAEGEGGIFRSTRYLPVTKDGPRDILDGRGGISVANFDPGTFSLMRCDFCGAGFDTRAGLSSHARAHLRDFGITNWELTVSPINILQELLATSAAEQPPSPLGREPGGPPGSFLTSRRPRLPLTVPFPPTWAEDPGPAYGDGLGSEENAMVAMDLGSPSLPKKSLPVPGALEQVASRLSSKVAAEVPHGSKQELQDLKAQSLTTCEVCGACFETRKGLSSHARSHLRQLGVAESESSGAPIDLLYELVKQKGLPDAHLGLPPGLAKKSSSLKEVVTGAPRPGLLTLAKPLDAPAVNKAIKSPPGFSAKGLGHPPSSPLLKKTPLALAGSPTPKNPEDKSPQLSLSPRPASPKAQWPQSEDEGPLNLTSGPEPARDIRCEFCGEFFENRKGLSSHARSHLRQMGVTEWYVNGSPIDTLREILKRRTQSRPGGPPNPPGPSPKALAKMMGGAGPGSSLEARSPSDLHISPLAKKLPPPPGSPLGHSPTASPPPTARKMFPGLAAPSLPKKLKPEQIRVEIKREMLPGALHGELHPSEGPWGAPREDMTPLNLSSRAEPVRDIRCEFCGEFFENRKGLSSHARSHLRQMGVTEWSVNGSPIDTLREILKKKSKPCLIKKEPPAGDLAPALAEDGPPTVAPGPVQSPLPLSPLAGRPGKAGAGPAQVPRELSLTPITGAKPSATGYLGSVAAKRPLQEDRLLPAEVKAKTYIQTELPFKAKTLHEKTSHSSTEACCELCGLYFENRKALASHARAHLRQFGVTEWCVNGSPIETLSEWIKHRPQKVGAYRSYIQGGRPFTKKFRSAGHGRDSDKRPSLGLAPGGLAVVGRSAGGEPGPEAGRAADSGERPLAASPPGTVKAEEHQRQNINKFERRQARPPDASAARGGEDTNDLQQKLEEVRQPPPRVRPVPSLVPRPPQTSLVKFVGNIYTLKCRFCEVEFQGPLSIQEEWVRHLQRHILEMNFSKADPPPEESQAPQAQTAAAEAP